From the Hevea brasiliensis isolate MT/VB/25A 57/8 chromosome 13, ASM3005281v1, whole genome shotgun sequence genome, the window aattaaacaaatgATTGATATGAATTTAAAGTGATTAAATTAACTCAATTTAACAATATAAATCGATTAAATTGATtcgattaatgtatatataataataaataataaattaatattataatttcaaatgaattcaattgacttaattttaaaaatttatataaataaattatatatttttactcaatttaatcaattaaatgattaatttaCTAAAATATATGATCAATCTAATATGTCACatatttaattgattcaattgactgaaatatatattcaattgaatcatttaaataataattgttATAGTTGATTTAAATATATATGAATAATGTGACATGTCGCATACTCAATTGATTtgattaactaaaatatatatttaattaatcatttaaataataattgtCACAATTTACTCAAAGTATATATAATCAGTTGATTCTATTGATTCAATTGACTCAAAATATACATGGTCAATTAACATAATGTGGCATGTTACTTAATCAATTGGTTTAATTTACTCAATTAAGGGCTAATAATAATCATTACAATTAACTCAAAATATATATGGTCAGTTGATTCAATTGACTCAAAATATATGATTAATGTAATATGTCACATACTCAATTGATTCAGTTAACTAAAATATATGATCAATGTGAATCACATACTCGATtgattcaattaactaaaatatatatttcattgaatcatttaaatgatgattgtcacaattaacctaaaatatatatgattaacGTGATATTGTATATaatcaattgatttaatttactAAATTAAATATTCAATTGACTAAAGTATATGATTAATGTGATATATCATATACTCAAAATGATTCAAtggatttaaatataattaactcaaatatatatgatcaatgtgatattacacataatcaattgattcaattaactcaattaaaagctcaattgactaaaataaattattaaagtgACATGTTATAAActcaaattgattcaattgatttaaatatatattcaattgaatcagttaaatagtaattttcgtaattgactcaaatatatatgatcaatgtgacatgtcacatactgaaattgattcaattgactcaaatatatattcaattaaattttaatttttacaattgacacaaatatatataattagtgtgactcaatttaatttaattgactcaattaaaatctcaattgactaaaatatatgattaatgtAACATGCAACATACTCAAATTAATTCAGTTGACTTCAATATATACATTCAATTGAATCAACTGAATTATAATTTCACAATTGACttaaatatatatgattaatgtgacATTGCAcgtaatcaattatttaattgactaaattaaaagcttaattgactaaaatatataATCAATATGACATGTCAAATACTCAAATTGATTCAGCtgactaaaatatatattaaattgaatcaattaaattataacttTTACAATTGATACAATCAATATGACACGTCACATGCTCAATTTGTTTgattgattaaaatatatattgaattaaattcatataGTTTTACTCAAACCAAATAAGCATATTAATTTATCTGTTAATGACTAATTTAATTTCGTATcatatatcaaatttaaattattttaaattaaataataattaattaattaatttaaattaaaatcaattttgtttaaaaatcaaataattaaatttaattaaagtaagaaattaaaattaaaagtgagatgaataatttgatttaattaaaattaatcataacATTAATTGGCCATTTTTTTTAACTAAACTAGTAAGATTAAATGACAGAAAATTTGACATGTTGTACTTTATATGTTTTAtgcaatataaataatttttgtcAATTGGTAtagagttgaaaaaaaaaagctttcAAACGATAAATATTggctaaaaaaattattttattataaatattagctAAAGAAAAAAGTACACGTGGATTGTCCACTTTAAAAGtttaataaagtaaaattaaaataaatttttaaaattaaaatttaaatattaagtatatattattaaaatttaaataattatatatgttttttttaatttgtataaAGAAAATAAGTGTAgagaaaaagtttttttttaaataaaaatataatttaatattatttactaAAAAAGATGATGTAGTTGAAGGTAAAATACTGAAAGAGGATAAGATAAAAGATGAAGGGTAATTTTatcttataaaaaataaaaaataaataaaatattttatattattaaaaattctttaattcatattaattatgGATTGACATGGTATACTTAATTAATAtacatataaatattaaaaagtctAAATTAAAGGCCTATAAAATCTTTAGGGAATGGAACTTGCCTAGTAGTAGGTTATTGGGAATCCAAAATACCTTCTGTTTACTTCGGTGACACCTAGTAAAACAGGGTCTAATAGCTATGACATAATGACATCTCCTGTCTTTCCATATGAAGTACTGATTTCGATGCCATATTTAACTTGtgctataaatgagaaaagaatgctctttaaaaaaaaaaaaatttataatttctaaaattaacaTTAAATTTTATGCAATTATTTTGTAACTACTCGTATAGTTGTTTTATTCTACCAGAAACATAAATCCTATACCATCAAATTCATACACATGAATATTAATGAACAGATAGATGGGCCCGCCAATTCTCGAGTCTCGCAACAAGTAGCTGAAGCATGAAGATCGTTCTAGACTGCGGCCCGATGGAACCAGCCACTCGGTGGCTAGGCTACTACTACTCACCATGGATCCAATGCCAGTTCAGAAATGGCCCGACGGGTCCAATTCTTTCAGGCCCAAAACATAAGTTGGTTATATTCTCCAAGATGTTCGGTTATTCTGCCAGGAGCCGGagaacacacacacacatatatatatatatatatatatatatgtcttgTTTACTAGGAACTTTCTCTGATTTTCAAATCCAGCAATGAATCATCAAAGGCTTCTGAGCCTACACTTCAGGGATTATTTTCACCGACTCATGCCAAATCAAAATTGGTAATTGTTCTTTTCTTGATTGATTCTTCTCCAAAATTTCAGATGCATTATTTTTCTTCCATTTACTAATTATagcatgctttttttttttaaatttcttcttGATATACCCTTATTTACTTACTGGCTTTTTTAGTATATCTGATTTATTTATatacaatttttattttaaaatttaaataataacaaATATAATTTTGAATTTGGTTGGTATTGGCCAAGATTCAGCCTTTATTCTGCCCAAGTACGTTTGCCGTACAGCACactcatttattaatttaaatttatatttcataattttaaaaataaataatttcagtAAAATTATTAAGCTTTTTTATTCAAGATCTTTTTAGCTCAACGGAAAATTAAATACTTTGGTGCCGTCCAAACACCAACGCGTGCGTTGTTGGCCAACAAATCCCCCTCAAAGTTCCACGTTTCGGCTTGCAGTTCCACCCATAAACTTTCCACCACTCACTTGCTTCCACGTCGGTACAAGTTTACAACATCTCGACAGTGAAGCTCTCCACATCAAATTTAACGTCCATTTTTGCTCGACTGGCGGGAAATACGATCGATCCTGGGTCTCTTTATAGTAACAGCTTGTCGATGCACATACATCACAGCCAATTTTCTCTCTTTAGTAGGTAATATATTTTGTCACATCTTaggaattatatataaaataagcgAAAAATATACATTCAGACTATAAATTCTGATAAAATAATGAGTTTAAGCACGTGTAACATCAAAATTCAActaataatttgaaattatttgattaaaaactaagaaataattaatatattgataaaaagaattaaaaatgagGTGATAAAGTTATTTTAATATCTATGCGTCAACTTTAATTAATTAGAGAGATTATATTTTTCATTGATTAagttttattcatttattcctaAACATTTGCTAGCTAgagatataatataatatattaataaatagaAACAGAACATGAAGGTTTATAGGAAGACATGATGACAGCCCGTGAGGATAGATTCTCTCCCTATGTGCTCCCAGACACCCGCCGCCTTCAACGTTTTCCGTTATTTCCGATCTAGAAGGCTCGTTCTCCGACCACAGGCTCGGACTGGTAATCCTTTCAACGGCTCAGATTTCATTTCATATCCATTCGTTTCCTGCACTCTCCATCAAAACCTCATAGTAGAAAAAAATGAAATCTTCTCAGTAGCAGCAAAGCTTCTTCTATCGTATAGGCACACAAATTCTCTTGTTTTTCGCGGCGAAGATCTATGGCGGAGCATGCAGCCCAGCCCGAATCAGCCGTTGAATCGCTGATGGATAAGATCACCGACAAGACCCACAGTCACgattcttcttcatcttcctccGATTCCGATGACGACAAGCCCTCGAAGGTCGATGCCGCCAAATCGAAGATATTTCGTCCCTTTGGTAGGGAGAAACCCGTCCACAAAGTCTTAGGCGGTGGAAAATGTACCGTCTCTCCATCTCCCTCTCTTCACACAAACATTTgagactcttttttttttttcattgtttgttttttttttttcattgtttGATTGATGAGCTAACGTAGATTAAGGatttttgtttaaaaaaatttttttatatattacctTTGAGAttcatgaatatatatatatatatatatatatatatatatatatatatatggtttaGCTTATGAACGAGAATTCTACTGCTTTGTTTGCTGAATGGTACTTGTTTAAGCTAAGCGTGTAGTAGTGGCTAAATTTTGAACCTCAATTGGAGTGGAAATAGGTAAGTTGATTTATGCAAATTAGGTAATTTGGATTGGAATTACATTTGGCATGAATGACTTTCTGATCAGTACTGGGTCTGGGTGATAATTTGTTTAGGTTGTGATATCATGCAGATGGCTTTAATGATGAATCCTAGATTGGTCATTATGATATTtgaattttatacatatattctTTGATTGTTTAGATTGATGAATTATTAGTAAAAGCATTATCTCTTTATCGAGTGAAATGCTTATGAAAATGTGTGATTTCCAGTACAAACTAAAAAATTCTCGATCAACTTCATGAATCTAATATTcattcataatttaattaattaaaaatgtgttAACTTTCATTCAagcaatttaaagtaaaattatatcaaaatccCTTGTTCAAAATCATTTCATCGATCTAACATTGCATTTAaggtgtctttttttttttttttcccttaattGAAATCTTGCATAATAACCCTTAATTTCCAGCCCTTCTCTTCATTCTTAGAAAATACAGGTTAttctacccaaaaaaaaaaaagtacagaAGTTAATCTGGGACTGTAACTGCATAGTTTTGGGCATGCAACATATCTATGGAGTATTGTTGCTTGAATGGAAAGAACAGTAGAAATGATATTTAACGAATGTACTAAAAGATCCTTTGGCTGTGCTTTGTTGTTTCATTTGCTAAACTATGTCTTAGAAAATATTATGTAGAGTAAGTACTCTATTGCTCTCTCTAAATTGTTTGTCTGTCTTCCTCacacttttttctttcttttttttgggTCCAGCTGCTGATGTTCTTCTATGGAGGAACAAGAAGACCTCTGCAGGTATTCTTGGCGGGGCAACCACAGTCTGGTTTCTCTTCGAATTGCTTGAATATCACTTAATCACCCTAGTTTGTCATGTGTCAATACTCTCTCTTGCTATCCTTTTCCTGTGGTCCAATGCATCCACCTTTATTAACAAGTAAGGGGTTGGATATTTTTTCCATTCATCAGTTTCAGCAATGTGATTTTTTCTGATCCTGGTGTCCTTCAATTAGGTCCCCACCTGACATCATTGAAATTTTGCTTCCTGAAAAATGTGTCCTTGAAGTTGCCTCTGCCTTAAGAATTGAAATTAATCGAGCACTGGCTGTCTTACATGATATTGCAGCTGGAAGAGATGTGAAGAAATTTCTTAcagtaagatttttttttttttttaaggaattcTTAAGTTGATTGCTTGCATTTTTTGTTATGTGGTTTCACTTTCACCTCCTAATGGCGCATGTCTTTGTTGGAGATAGGGATCGTGTATGTTGCTTTCTTGGCATTATACTTCATTAAACAATTGGTTTTTTGCTAGATTCACTGAGCGCTATTAATTGTAAGGTATTGCTTTTATGGGTTTCAGGTAATTGCTGGCCTCTGGATTCTTTCGATTATTGGAAGTTGGTGCAACTTCTTGACCTTGTTCTACATAGGTAAGGAATTCTGTGGGGAAATTAGATGTttttcacttaaaaattttagatgTAAGAACTTGTTTGTTGCTTcttttgattttgttttgaaaaaAAATTCCTTTAAACAGCCTTTGTTCTGCTGCACTCTGTGCCGGTGTCTTACGAGAAATATGAGAACCAGGTTGATTCATTTTCGGAGAAGGCATGGATTGAGATCAAGCAGCAGTATGCAGTGTTTGAAGCTAAGGTTTTGAGTAAAATTCCAAAGGGGCCATTGAAGGAAAAGAAGAAGGATTAAAGAGTAAAGACGCCCGATTTAGCGTCGGCTAGGCTCATATAGAGACTCCCACTTGTGCCAAGTGTTGTTCAAGGTGTTAGTGTGACAAATATATTTAAGAAAATCTCCTACATTTCTGCTTCTGGGTGTCTGGGCGCCCatcgataattaaatttaaaatgaaaacttTATCTAATCAGGCACTTTCGCGCATGCTTAACATATTTTATCTAGCCGGTAAGTTTTGGCTGGGGATTCTACTGCCTGCGGGGAAACAAACACACGCACATACTTACCAGGAGGGATAATTTATGAAAATCATTCAGAATTCGAGCAgctattgaaaataaaataaacaaaacaTCCCTTCAGATAGCCGCTTTAGGATCGCCTGTCGATAAATTTATAAGATGTTTTATTGCACCATGTATTCACATGTTTACAGTTATCCTGTGTATCATGAAAAGTAAGTTTCATCTCAATCAGAGAGGGGTAACATGTGCTGAGTGCTAAATAAAATCTCGAGCCAGAAGCGTGAGTTCAGCTTTTGGGTAACGAAGACTGATCAACCGTTAGTCTTCCTCTAACCATTGAACCAAACACCAAGTAAAAACATTGCAAAACTCTGGGCAATGGTTTCTTGGATTTTCGAGTGTACACAGCACCAGGCAAGAATTAATCAAACCAcaaagtttattattattattatttaactgAGAGTTTCATCCATCAAGATTGGTAGAGCCTTGAGGGTTCAAATCACCTAGCGTAATGTGGGGACCACTATTCACAATTAATTATGTAGGTAAACTTGAGTATGTTGACAAGAAAGCTTCAACCATAACAATCTTGAGGTTCTTGGTAGATCTCTTAAGCACAGTGGTACAACATCCTATTCCTCTTCTGAATGTGATAGGGTTCAGGACTGTGCTGAAGAACCagtaaaaattaatcaaaattatacatGACACCTTCATTAATTTTAAGACATCAAATAtcggaaggtttttttttttttttttttttttttcctgatatCTGCCAATGTACCTGGGGATTGACCCTTCGTCTGATTCACTGTCACTATCTGAAGCAGATAGAATTGATGAAGAACCGTACAATAGATATTCAACAACCTAACATAGATGAATACTTGTAATTGAAAAGAATGCAGCAGTCATGTTtcagaaaacaaaataaaacaatATATGGCAGTGTATTATAATGAACATTTGTTATTCTAGAATTAATAGGAAAAACATCTCCAAGACTGAACCTGAAGAAAATAAGAATTTGCATAGGATAGCTGGTGAGTTGATACAGGCATGATTTGCCAATTTCCAGACTGCAATTCACAGTCTCCATTACAGCATTTCATGTTATCTAGCCAAACTATTGTTTCACATTGAACATAATATCCCCTATTAGATGCTCTAATCTCTTTGATGAATTGCCTGAAATCCAGAAGACAAAATATATTAGTCAGAAAAAATTGGATGAGTCAActgacaaaaattaaaatagaattcattgattttttttaCCAAGTACATGTATGACTAAAAGAAAGTGGCTGGATAGAGGTTCTGAGACGCACATCTAACTCAATGTTGACAAAAACCTCTGCTTGCTCTTCATATGCACTGCAAAAATTAATGCATAGAGGCAGAAAAAGAAATTTGCAATGACTAGAGAGATTATCAAATCAAAGCCATGATTGAGTTATCGTCAACAATGTAGATATTGACTCTTTTCAAGGGTGGTTTTGCAGGCATGTTGATTTACTCACACATATAGAGCAGAAAATTGTCAAGTACGAATAAAACCTTGGCATAGAAGATGTCTGAGCAGCATACCCATATATTTTCTTTTGAAGGCCTCTCTCCAATCAATACTGGTTCTTCCATCTGAATTCTCCAGCAAAAGAGTGAACTCCTTATTTTCACCCTGCCCTCCATTCTGCTACAAAGTGCAATGCTTGGCACCAAAAAATATAGTATAGTGGGAGTGCCACAGCTGGTTATTACTAGCTGCGAAATTCCATGAACCTTGCATGAGGCAACCAGAAAAGCATTAATACCAAGAGAATATGTTATGCATTAGGACATACTTACGGCTGTAACTTGTCATCAGGAGAAAAAATCAATTAGGAGAATGGTCTGACTAGTTTGTGTGATGCTAATTTGTTTGTGGTACTGAAGCAGGTAAAATAGTTGCTACAATTGAAGCAAATGACAATTACCAACTGACTAGGCTGTCAGCAACTAAAGAATGGATATCCAAGAAGCTGAAGATGTGTACTAGAACATCCTGTGGCAATTCAGTCGCAGCAGAAGCTGAAAGTATGAAAGGAAAACAATTATGGAGGATGTGACAAATCAGAggttcatcaaaatactaacaaaatTTTTTCTAGATTATTCTTTACTTTCTTCCTCCTGATGAGGTTTACAAAGCCTCTTATGGGCAACCTTTGAATGTTTAAATTCAGTAAAACCAAAATTTTTCTCTGTTTAGGCAATACCGCCTCTGCGCTCTTGCATAGAAGATGGGCTGCTGAAACAGCGCTGCGTGTCTGTCTGCATTCTAAAGGGAAACAAAAGAAATTGGTACTATTTAAATTTACCAAAACAGGTGATTTGGACAACTATTTTCACTCAATTATTACTAATCAAATACATCACATTGGATTCTGGAACAAGGGGTGAAAATTCATGTTCAGCCTTCATTCCCAATATCTAAATCATCGGACTTCGATTCAAATTCGAAGCATAAATTCAATTAATTGCGAGGATCAGGAATCGTATTCAACGAAGTCATCTTTATTACGAATTGGGTAGACAAAATTCACAAAGGATAGCGGTGAAGATAACAGGTAAATCACATGATATACAGAGACGAAGGCGATTTACTCAGGAAGGAGACGAAAAGCAGCGAGGGTGTCTTGGAAAACGACTGATTGAAGATTCTCAGGGAGTTTGTGATAAGCTTCTCTGAGAATCAAGCTGAGATCTTTGCAGGCAACTGAGTAACGGTGGTTTCTTGACAAAGCTTCCTTAAACGCTAGCTTTTGATAACTTTCAATTGAATTTGACATATTCGAACAGCAATGGAAAGAGGTGAGAAGGGGAAAGGTCACCCTACAGACGGTTTAATCAAAATAGCCATGTTAGtggataaaataaaaaataaaaaataattataaaaaaactgAATTTTCTCAAGAGGGTTGCCATTCATTTTCCACAGTACAATTGTGTtcataaaatcttttttttttttttttttttatttgaatgttaAAGTATGACGAGTAAATATTCCTGATGAGATGGGTTTTGCCGTAACTTCTTCAGCTTTCTGACACTCTTGCTGGGTACCCGATCCTGTTATCAATTCCTAGCAGGAAATTCATAGTAGGAAGCTGGAATCTGTGGTTGTTTTTAGCAGTACATAATGTAGGTTCTGCACTTTGTTATTTGaatctcaaattttcaatcaCACATGTAATTTAAATTCTACAAGATTAAGAAGTATACTAGTTTATACAAGACCAATGTACAAATGCTAATGTATGAGGATATTGTTCATTGGCTGCAATTTATCTAATAAAACCCCAATATAAAGGGTTCCTCCAAAATTCCACGAACACATTGCATTTCCTAGTACCACACATTCTTAGAACATAATTACAATAACCAAATGTGGTGTCCAATGGCGTTAGGGTGGCCTAACGAACATAAGAACCCTCTCTTGTTTGCATGGAATACAAATTTCTATGACTTAAAATAACACACTACACCCTGACACAATCTCAGCTTGAGTTGCTAGAATTTCACTCTGAGACTCGGGTACTGCTGCGTTCTATTCATTGCTGCACTGTTGCATGCCTGGATCAATTACATTTCACTTGCAGCACATGGGCTTTCCTTGAACTTCGGCATCCTTTCCATTACTGATGTGCCCCTGAGATGACAGCTTTCTACAATCTAGAGGAAGTAAGT encodes:
- the LOC110637404 gene encoding reticulon-like protein B1, with translation MAEHAAQPESAVESLMDKITDKTHSHDSSSSSSDSDDDKPSKVDAAKSKIFRPFGREKPVHKVLGGGKSADVLLWRNKKTSAGILGGATTVWFLFELLEYHLITLVCHVSILSLAILFLWSNASTFINKSPPDIIEILLPEKCVLEVASALRIEINRALAVLHDIAAGRDVKKFLTVIAGLWILSIIGSWCNFLTLFYIAFVLLHSVPVSYEKYENQVDSFSEKAWIEIKQQYAVFEAKVLSKIPKGPLKEKKKD
- the LOC110637409 gene encoding LOW QUALITY PROTEIN: F-box protein At5g52880 (The sequence of the model RefSeq protein was modified relative to this genomic sequence to represent the inferred CDS: inserted 1 base in 1 codon) produces the protein MSNSIESYQKLAFKEALSRNHRYSVACKDLSLILREAYHKLPENLQSVVFQDTLAAFRLLPEQTRSAVSAAHLLCKSAEAVLPKQRKILVXTEFKHSKVAHKRLCKPHQEEETSAATELPQDVLVHIFSFLDIHSLVADSLVSWNGGQGENKEFTLLLENSDGRTSIDWREAFKRKYMGMLLRHLLCQGFIRFDNLSSHCKFLFLPLCINFCSAYEEQAEVFVNIELDVRLRTSIQPLSFSHTCTWQFIKEIRASNRGYYVQCETIVWLDNMKCCNGDCELQSGNWQIMPVSTHQLSYANSYFLQVQSWRCFSY